A stretch of Campylobacter concisus DNA encodes these proteins:
- a CDS encoding F0F1 ATP synthase subunit delta, which yields MNEVVAKKYVKAILSDVKSNELNIFVENLSELAAAFASDKFKSIINLPTLKASQKVDFVLSLVKSQDVKFTNFIKLLGTNKRLELIPAILNEIKIEQSLLENTYRGEVIGNFDLSADQLKALEENFSKKFNSRIKLDGSKSDYNGVKIELGDLGVEVNFSIDRLKSQMSEYILKAI from the coding sequence ATGAATGAAGTAGTAGCTAAAAAATACGTAAAAGCGATCTTAAGCGACGTAAAATCAAATGAACTTAATATATTTGTTGAAAATTTATCAGAGCTGGCAGCAGCTTTTGCTAGCGATAAATTTAAAAGCATTATAAATTTGCCTACTTTAAAGGCCTCACAAAAGGTTGATTTTGTACTATCTTTGGTTAAAAGTCAAGATGTCAAATTTACAAATTTTATTAAGCTTCTTGGCACAAATAAAAGACTGGAGCTTATCCCAGCGATCTTAAACGAGATAAAGATAGAGCAATCTTTGCTTGAAAATACATATCGTGGCGAGGTTATTGGAAATTTTGATCTAAGCGCTGATCAGTTAAAAGCTCTAGAAGAGAATTTCTCTAAGAAATTTAACTCTAGGATCAAGCTTGATGGCTCAAAGAGCGATTACAACGGCGTAAAAATTGAGTTAGGTGATTTAGGTGTCGAGGTAAATTTCTCTATCGATAGACTAAAAAGTCAAATGAGTGAATATATATTAAAAGCAATTTAA